The Lolium perenne isolate Kyuss_39 chromosome 6, Kyuss_2.0, whole genome shotgun sequence genome segment GTGATCGGTGAGTATACGACTATATGTACGTATAGATCAATCTATCCAAGTCCACTTTCTACAACGATTCAACTTGTTCATGCATGCATGTGTGTTGGTGATTCTACAGGTTATCATGGACAATTCTCCTCTGCCTATGTCTGTGGCCACATCATCCCAACCTGCTGTTGCATCTCCAAATGGTAATAATGTAACGAAAAATGGTGCCTTTGTGGATCTGGTTACTGAACCTGCTGGGAAGCCTCCTCCTTGTAAGAGATCTAAGAAAACTACCTCTGCTGGGAAGCCTCCTCCTTGTCTTAAGGATTGGACCTTGGGAAAAGGTactattttttgtttttcttaaaTTATTTCCTCATTTCCATGTCACAGCTGATGATACTGTTTTTTTTATTGTCCAGGTGCTAAGGAAGCTGATTCTATCATGGACGAAATGGACATGGCAAGCTTTGAGCAACATTTGGCAAATTTGGTGCTGGTATGCCTTATTATTGTTGTCTAGTCTAACATCCAAATTTTAATGTTGTAATTCGAATTTTAATTGTCTCTTTGATGCTTATTTGTGTTAATTTTCTGTAGTTGGACGACCAAGAGACTGGTGGTGATAGTACTGATGGGGAGGACACTGCTGAAGAAAACATGGAGGAGTGAGGAGTTGATAAAGCCTACGCGGTGCTTTACTGTTGAAGCATGCACGTTTTCTATATTTTTCATGAGGATTGTGAGTCTTAGTGTCTACTCAAAAATATTTTGTGAACTTCCTTGCTTCTCGGGGAAGTGTTAAACTACGTATGTTACTTTATGTTGAATTGCCGCTTGTCGAAGTTAAGTGATATATCTTGTCTTATTGTTTATTTCTGTATGTGTCTCTTTCGGTCTACGAATCAAGATATTATGccgtattgtattgtggcaaataTCCCCTTTCGTAACGTATCCGCTGCGTATTCGTTCCGTATTCATTTTCGATGATTTCCGTTTCCATATTCATTTCCGGGGATTCCGATTCCATTTTCGTTTCCGACATGATAGAGGGAAACAAAAACGATAAAGCATGTTTCCGTCCGTTTCCGTTTCATTTTCAACCCTATTCGCAAGGACGCCACACCCTTCTATGTGGTTCCCTTCACCAGGGCCGGCCCAGGAGAGGGTCTGGCGGGGCGGCCGCCCCGGGCCCAGAAAAATTGGGGGCCCATATTTTATGTATACGCGTACTATACATTGCAGAAAAAAGTGCAGTTTTACGATTTTATATGAGCTTGGTCTACAGTTGGACATTTTCTTTTCCTACTGGTTTCCAAGCCGGCTAGCCGGCCACGACTTGAGTCAGCGCTTGAAATACGTTCCATTTATTGATATGTGAAACATCGTCAATTTTCCCAAGCCCGACGCCTCGATTCCCTGCCTGCCCTCTCGCGGTTTGTGGCTATCGCCCATGCCGCCTAGTTCCTGCCCTCGCTCTCGCCGATCACGACCGACTGACCGCGAGACGATCTGCTAACTGCTGCTCTCGTGCGGACTACGGTGCTTCCTGCTAGTCCGCCGGCCAGTTGCCATCGCAGTTGGTAGTCTCGGTCCGACCGTCGTCAATCAGGCAATCATCCAATCTGCATATTAGATTAAGATAGAAGGTAACAATGCCCGCTGCAGTTTTTTTTTGGAATTCTACTATATGCTCGTCTATAATTCGGGTTCTGAATTTTGATTAGTAGTTGTTGTTCTTATTTGTAGGAGCGGGGTTAACTAGTTTGGCAACTCTATACATCGACAAGAAGTTAGTGGACGAGTTTGATATTGATTACATCGTCATGGACTTTGCTTCTAGGAATTGGTGGAGAAAATTTTAAGGTATCATGTAAACATTGTTTTATATGAATATTGAAGTTGTGCATacttaaaattatttatttttcatCACCTCATACATGCGAAAAAAGTAATAAGAGGGACCCAAAATTTTAGTTTTACTCGGGCCTCCGAAATCTCAGGACCGGCCCTGCCCTTCGCGAGGGCGCCACACATTCTGTTATACGTAGCGGCTCGAGCCTGCCTACCGACAATGTGTGGCGCCGTTTTCACGGACGCCACATATACACATGTGACGCCTTTCGCAAaaacgccacacaaaagggttagagacGT includes the following:
- the LOC127309278 gene encoding uncharacterized protein, coding for MDNSPLPMSVATSSQPAVASPNGNNVTKNGAFVDLVTEPAGKPPPCKRSKKTTSAGKPPPCLKDWTLGKGAKEADSIMDEMDMASFEQHLANLVLLDDQETGGDSTDGEDTAEENMEE